The Mus pahari chromosome 22, PAHARI_EIJ_v1.1, whole genome shotgun sequence genome includes the window TATTTTAGCCATGTAAGCTATTTTAACATTATATTAACACCAGAATCCAATATGTTGACGAGTGAGTAGGACAGATTTAAATTAGACCCTTGGCAGCTATGGTGTTGCTCCCAGATCCTAGGGATTTCAGTGATGGTGGATGTTCCTTCAGGCCCTGTCTCCAATCTGCCCCATGACTTAAGCACCACACACATCCACTCAAGCCCTCTCTGTTGTCTTcaagaaaagataaatttaaatgtattttgtctATATTTAAATCCACAAGACTATTCCCCATAATTATCAtatactttcttttgtttatgttctCTGAAGAGCAAAAGCGGTCTTACGCTGTGGTCCAGATGGGCTTCAAAGTCACTCTGAAACCACAGATGCCTCAAGTTTGCagtcctcctcctgcctcagcctctcaagcacTGACCACAGGCACTCGCCATCACATATGGCTTACTTTcacttacatttttgtttattgttttattttcttagttttttcttcttatgttcttccatttattttcatttcatctgtATTTGCTACTTCTTTACTTATAAAGCATAATTTTCcacactcaaataaaaataagcccaACCCCAAATATTCTTAATCTAATGCATCTGAGTTGATAGATANGAtagctttctttaaattttcatctATCCCTACCTTTAAAAGTNAACCATAAAGTCACACctgaaaagtaaatgaatttaaaatgacaaaatatacatttcaaagaCAACAAATGAACTGATCAAGATAATCTACTGTACAATTCGCCAAAGTCAACAGAAGACAGCATGAAAATAACCTATCTTTAAATATATCAGTAAAAACACTCCTAAATAGTAAGATCACTGAGCATTATGTATTTTCAGGTATCTGTACATCAAGCTCTtaagtgaaaaataaagagaTGTGGGTGACAGAAAACTCTTCCCAGATAAGACGATGTGGTTATCAGGAAAtcaaatttttaaagagaacagaagagTATGTTGGTCTAGGGATATATCTCATTTGTAgcgtgcttgcctagcgtgcaaGAGGTCCTGGTCCTGGGTTTAACCCCCCAGGGCCACNNNNNNNNNNNNNNNNNNNNNNNNNNNNNNNNNNNNNNNNNNNNNNNNNNNNNNNAACTGTTTTAACTGATCGCCTACACAGAATTATTGAACCTGAGTTATAAACTATTTGAATCATCATGATTGTATTTCCTTATGTAAATCTGAGAGGCTGCTCTGATNGTGATGTGGTGGGAATAAGTGAGATACTTGAAATCTTCCCTTCCGTGTGATGGTAAGCAGTAAGTAGGTCACATCCCACAGCTTCTTAACAGGGAATAACCGTGCAGGCCCTACCAGGAAGAAAGAACTAGTAATTACATGCACTGCCTGTTGTATCACTGATACCCTATGTAGCTTAAGAATGTAGTATTAAGCAAAAAGTGAAAATCATTATCATtttatcaaagaaacaaaatacagaatgAAGGCAAATGAGCTTGGTATGGGTCCCAGAGATCCCACTCTGATTCTGAAGCAAATTTTAATACAAACGCATCTACGTACAACTTCCATGACTATTTATATTAGAAAGATTCAGAGAAGATGAGACCAGTGTGGCCTACCTTGTCAAAGATAAATATCTACTCAATGAAAAGTTCCACTGCTAAAATGCCTCAACTGACCATAAAATTCCCCCTGCTGCTGGAGGTCCCTAAGAAGTGGTGGTCACTTAATGTGACTTACTCACTGTCTGCATTTAGAGGCAAATGGGACAGTGAATGCCTTTTCATATCTAATACTTTATAGTTATTTATAGAAAAGCAATCCTAAATATACTACCGCTTAAAATTCTACAGTTAAGATAACCTCATTATCTTTAAATACTGAGAACACAAAGGGCCCATACAAACTAGTTGTGTCAAGTAGCCACTTCCTACTTTAACATTCACTAGCTGTGCTCTTAAAATCTCTATGAGAGAAGCAAAAAATTTCCCCATGCCTTTTGGCAATAGATTCAAAAGCTTAAGTTTCAGGTCtgtaaaatttcatgaagtctgtGGTTTTTAAAGCTAAATTATTCAGTATCTTGAATTAGTATTGCACTCATATGTTGCCCGGAATATGTCTAGAACAAAAGTAAGGTAAGTAGGTCTACAAGCATTTGCTTTCCTTATTAGATAAGCAAGCTCGAATAACAGAAATGCAAACTGCAATTTAAATAAGCCTATATATGTGACAATGTATCAACCTCTTATAGAATGAAATTCAATCGCCAATACTACAAATCCATGAAGAACCAGAAAGAGAGTACTGTATACAAAGTTCTTACCAATGACCCATTCCACTTTGAGATCAAAACAGTAATTCTTCAAGATTTAAGAAAAATAGACTTTTAGGAAAGAGACTCTTTCAAATCACTGAATACATCATTTCTGTTATTAAGAGAAATAACTTAGGCTTTTTTCTGCAATAATTCATTCTAATGAAGTAATTCTCTAACTCCTAATTAATATTACATTTACAAGAGTAAGGGAGTTTATCAGTAGGCATTCTTCCTTGTTTAAGTTATTTGTCTCGAAAATATGTCAAGTAAGCCTTTAAAGACTCTGGGAGTGGCAGCTTCATTATCTTCTCCCTCAGTAGGTTGTGGGGTGGCTCCTCACGCTTCACGGCTTCACTGtgatctttctcctcttcttctttgctctcttcttccattttttcatCCTCTTCACTGTCTAGAGGCTGAGGGATAAGCTGATTACCCACAAATACGTAAGTattaattctctgtttaactctctttcttttcctcttgggtGGAGCCCTTTGTGGAATCCCCTTGGCCTGCATTTCATCATTTATGAAGTTTCTAAGTGTACGTCGAATGTAAATACGAGCCAAGTCTTGGAGATTCCTGACAGCACATGGGgctacaaacaaacacaaaaaagaaaccattatATACTGCACATTTCTTCATAAACTTTAGAAAACATAAAACTATTAAAACCTGCTTTGAGAATGCTTAATACATAATGACTTAATGCACACTGAGCAGGGTGTGAAGTGTAGTAAAATGAGGTAAATGTCCATGTTGTTATTTATAGGTATGTATAGTCTCTGGAAGAATAATAATTTAGAAACAGGATAAAGACAAAATGGTAAGCTCATGAGAGATTTCACTCTATTATTAATACTGTTGTTTGTTTAAGTTATATGGGGATTGTGGGGTAGGAGGTGCAGTGTTGATCATAACCatttggaactccagttccaaatgATCTAATGcctacttctggcctctgagggaccAGGTATGTACAtgttgtgcatgtatatatacaggcaaaacagtcacacgaatttaaaataaatataaaaacccttttcttttaaaagtctataTCTTTCCAGCCAAAGCTACTGAGTGACACACCATCTCACAAAAATAATCAAttacaacaacaaacaaaaaaagggaaagatCGAGAAAAGTCATTTATTTAGGTTGAACCATACcaaaaaaaattctacttttcctttaaaaaaaacaaataaacaaacaaaaaaaaaaccccaacatgacttcaaatataaatatttttaaaggactgaGTCCACAGAAACCAATGTGATAAAATGTTCTAATTACTGCATTCATTGCCCTGAACTTAAATATACCCACTCttcttttggaaattttaaatcatattcCTACAgtttttatatgtacataaacCACATGCCACataaaacaatggaaagaaatatgatttaagtcaaataaaaattgtgataaaTCACAAGAAAAATTGTATCTCTATTTTAATAAGCTACTGAATATGTGCAGTAATTTATTGTTACTACATCGATTTAGCACAGGGTTTATAAGGGTATTGTTCTTACGGGATTTGGGACCAATGTTCTAGCCTATTGTAATGTTTTACAAACAAATACTGTGacttaacagaaagaaaatttattctttattcttccacAGAATTTTAGCaagtaacaatttttaaaaccttttcatTGTATGATTATTGTACAAAGACAGGGAGAAGCAACTCCCAGAATTCTCAATTTGCTTTCGGAGACAGTTGTTTATATACAGATTGagttaatatagaaaatatatcctGGCTCTGAGATTAGCAACTATCTTGATGCCAATCCCATTTCATcaactctctccctcttccatccccacttaaattacttttattgaaaatgcatTTCAGGGGGAAGATGGATTCTTTTAGTTTGACCCTGTACATTGCAAATGATCCTAATtcactgtcttccttccctcgttttttattttttttattttgtatttttcccccTACTGTGTGTTCAATGATGGTGTGCGTTTGCATGTGGATATCCACATACCACAGCACacgcatggaggccagaggatagctTTTGGGAGTTGATTTTGTCCTTCTActgtgggttcctgggatcaaATGCTAGTCATTAGGCTTGTTCTACAAATATTATCTGTAGCCACTGAACCTTCTTGCTAGCCCTTGCTAAGTTTATTTCtagtttatattcatatataatccAACAAATATCCAATAGCTATCTGTCTTATTTACCGTTTCTATTTTTGTAATGGGGAATGAAAACTGATAACCTGCAGCACAGTGTTCATGCCAATTATCAGTTACACTGTTAGCATGTAATCATACTTAGAGCTAAGACACATAAACACTAACCTAAAGGACATGTCAGAGAAAGAGGAATGTGAAGCTTTCTTGAGTAAAGTGCTTCCAGGGCTGCTGCAAAGCCTAATAGAAAGAAGTGCGCTTATACACAAAGCACCTGCTGTGTAAGAACACCAGCGTGGGCAGTGTGTGCCACAGAGGGTTTTATTACTTTCCACGGGGCTATGAGGACCCAAAGTATCAAAAAATAGTCACAATTCTGTCTGAAaaatgggaggaagggaaaatggCGTTATATCACTATTTCTTCCATTAACTAGTACTTTAGTTAGTACAGAATGACACGAGTATGCAGACGGCATCAAACAACTATAAACCATGTATAAGTGACAATTCTCATTTGAGTCAGGTGCTAGACAGCCAGCACATATTCCTGATTTCAGTAGTCTAGAAGGATGTGAATGCTGCAGCCCAGTCACTTCAAATATCTATAAGACTGAgtctccttttattctttaattgctcttatcttttgttttcctgttttatgtAGATATTTTTATGTGGTTTGTCTCTTGTACATTGTTATTACCCAATAGCCagtaagcatttttaaaaggttggttcagaatattttctaaattatgaaaattttaaaaattttcagaacTGAGAGCTTAACCTCTTTCTAAATGagatgaaaatagaaacacaaagtcAAGATGGAAGAACTTTATAAATCCTTAAAAGTAGTCACTATGTCTCCATAGCACTCGATAGGGTCCAGGTGAAGAAACCTTTAAGCCAACGACACACCCAGAGAATGATACTTCCCACAGGACCCAAAGATCTCAGAGTCCACCTCTCTTAATTTCCCCTGAAATAGCTtgtggtttgtgtgtgggggaaaaaaaaacaaaaaaaaaaaaataaataaaaaaaaaaacctttggctACCTATGTCTCTGATGCTGCCATAAAACCCATATACAACAGCTAGGCTCTGCTCACTCATGTGTATGCTTCCTGTAACTGGGTGGACAGATGTAGCACAACTATGCAAATCTAAGCCCCTTCCCTCTCACTGATCCTGCTGGGTTAAGTGAGCTGTGACACACAATCATGAAGGTATCTGACCTCGGAGTTCATCATCCCTCAAATGCTAAGAACTAAGGAAGTGGATCAAACAGGTAGTAAATTTCCCAAGACTCCCAACTGCTTTTTACTAACCATTATTACAGGTCACATACTAGGCAAAGCATTTAGTTCCAATGTCagatgattaaaaagaaaatcaaaacacaaaacaaaacaaacaaaaagacaaaacaaaaaaaaagaaaatcaaacaagtactaagaataaaatgttttctgtataaACCCAGATTcctatgaaataaaagcaaattaaatcagAGGTTCATCTGtagtaaagttttatttaatgGTTAACAAAACTATGATATACTCCAAGCTAGTTAATAGtagtttccctttctttctcaaggATCAGATCAAATGCCTACCACACGCTCCTTGAGACTATTTTTCTTGGTCTCCAACATCTCATATACTTAGATCCCATCTTTACTAAGGaatcttaatattttatcttaaatttgtgGGTAACAGGTCCAACTCAAATCTGTCTTCCTACCTCTATCTCTACTTTCCTTGGATAATTTAATCTATTTGTTGTCCAAGCACAGCTTCAGACACCATCTTTTACAATGAAGATTCTGTACTGATATTTCAGTTATTTAGTAGGTTTTGGACTGAAAAGCTTCCTGACACTTATAAACTCATAGGCAACTCAAACATATCCCAAAGAAAATGTCCacactctcttcccttccttccaaacAATGTAACACAAACATACTCAGCTAGTCATCAAAGGGAAAACCAATTCCTTTTCCTCCACTCACATTCCTCACGTTGTGGTATTTTTCTGCCTTCAAACAATTCTATCCATACCCACATAAGCTATCCTCACAATAACTAGTCTCCTTGCCCACTGTCCAGGTGATGATCcatcctccacaggcaccaaacaTGTTCTTGATCTTGAACTACTCATGTTCTTCATGAGTCTAACACCTTCTTCTATAGTCACTATCTTGGAAAGTGggcttgcctacagtttcagcactcagaaggtagaggcatgAAGAATATGAGtgcaaggccatccttggctttACAGTGAAcaggagaccctgactcaaaaagagggggagggaaggggaggggaggggaggggagggaaatgaCGCTGCCATGAACACTTGGCCAAGTAGGGTCTCTGACAGCATTCTCATCATAATTCAGACCATGGAGCAGTAGCGGACAGGCCTTCCTTCCTACTACCCTTAGACTAGATGCTCTTCTACTATGAGGAGGAACCAAACTGAAGTCATTTTGAGTGAACTTTCCATTTTGAATAGGGGTCAAATAAAGTTCCCAAACCTCCCTAGGTAACTGACATCCTGTTTGGTAGAGAAAGAGACATGTGcctgggtaactgacatcctggagGGCAGGTTGAGACATGAGTGCTAGGCAAGTtgccctgccacagttgaataaaCCAACCACTGAGAACAGGGTAAGTGTATCCCGTAGGGAAATGTCCCTAGGAAAGTTTCCTTTCCCTGAATTCTGACTGGTAGAAAAACGTAACtgtaacttggcacagatgtttgtggtttTCAGGCTTAAAAGTTCTGTAACATTCTggctgaggggctggggtgggaatTGCAGTTCATCTCACAAGTCTCTACATCCCTGATTGATCAGTAGGAGCGGATTACaataaaatgttgttttctgTATTGACTTGGTGTCTGAATTGTGCTGCATCTAAGTGTACTCTATAACACCACAGCTACTTCCTACCACATTACAAACTAGTAAGTTTACAGTTGGTATGATCCGATTCTTCTTGGAAGTTTCTTGGAAGGAAGATACAGTGCCCCATACTACATAAAGacttgacttatttttttctaaattaagaaTAATCAACCTACTCATTGCATTACTGCCATATTCCATTTGTTCTAATCATATATATGATCTACTAAATGCCATCAGTGACAACTCATTCTGGGTTCAAAGATCTACTTACGGAGCCCCACAGAGTCCGGCGTGCCATTATCATTCTTACTAGGCTGTACTAGTGGTGCAAAGGAAACCGCAAGGATATTTTTACTTTCCCAAGTGTTCTGTCCAGTCCGCATAATCTGTGTCAACTATTTGGAgtgaaacaaaaaagaagcaattcAATTACTTTAATGTCAAATTTTTACAAGAATAATTGCCAATGAGAAGTTAACATTTAAATGCAACCAAGATATTTCTACTTAATTATGTATTATAACACAAGAAATCTACCATGGACTCCACAGGAAATGCATGCCTGCTACTTTAAGTCTGAGCTTACCGAACCCAGGGGGAGACCCTACTACTATTATCTGACTAAATAGACCTAGTAATCAACTCTCCATCATGAATAATGTTCTCAGACCTTATCAGAGACTCACAATTTGTCAAACTCCAGAGAGTAAGTGTTTGTGGAGTACTCAGCCATAAACAGGACATCTACATCACACCTTCCCAATGCTCGGGGAACATCCCCCAaaaaagaggacagaaaaagTGTAAGAGTCAGAGATCATACAACACTACTACAAAATGGTGTTTTCTTGACATGACAAGGCCATGGCACCCATGGGCGCATAGCAGTTGATGATCAAAATTTCAGCATTTCTATCCAGGAAGGCCTCATAAGGCCCCACCCACAGCTGAGGTATCTATTGATAGATGATGCCTGCTAGAAAAACGAAAATCAGTTTCCCTTAGGGATGGAGTCCTTGTTAGACTGACCATCCTCCAGTGAATGAtgctatacacacatgtataagaacagcactaattggactcctgagtcattaaaaaaagaaaagacatgaggTTGGGACGGAGTCACTGGGAGGAGAATCTGCGATGGAGAGGGGGTATTTAGAGACTGAATAAGATCAAAGTGCTTAATTCAGCAAACATCTCTAATTTTAGAATGCCTATAGTTGTATGTAAGAAATTCACAATGAATAAAGTTATGTATATATGCCactgaagatgaactttcaaaaAGGATTTACACACATGTGGTCTGGGAAGGACCTCActgagtatgtgcacatgcacacgtgtggaAACCACAAGtgaaagctggagttacagacatctgCCCAACAACCAGCTTGTTAATTGAATCTGGATCCTAGCTCTTGCCCTATGACTGCACAAAAAAACATTCTTAACAGGTGAGCCATGTATCTCTAGTTCCAAGATAGATGTTTCAATACAAAAGGAATACCCAAATATGGACAGACTAAGTCTCTATGTTATACCCAGCTTCTATAAGCTTCTACAAGTATCCCTACAGATCTGTCCACAATACTGCCTCCCTAAATAAACGTCTGACATAGGTTCAGTCATTTGGTTAGAGTACTCTTAGGAGGACTATACCAGTGAACTTACTTTATGCTCTTCTATAACAGGGATAAGAGACTCTAATTATAACCTTAATTTCACACCACAAatagagccagagagatggctccctttaagaatgcttgctgccaAACATGTCACCAGGGTTTCATCCCTGAGACTCACAtgccaaaggaaaaaacaactcTTACAAATTGTCTTTTGACTTCCAAATGTGTTCCGTGGCATGCCCACATACACCAACACATACATGATAAATGTAGTTTAATGCTTTAAATAATCACAAAAAGAAGCATATTAACTCAGTAAACATCTCTAATTTTCAAATGTCTATAATCCCACTATGCATGAACTAAGACATCAATGTTCTACACTGCAGGTTAGCTTGAGTTATAAAACAAGATCCTTACTCAAGAAAAACATCTTTTCCAACACATCATTAAAGGAAGCCAAACTAGTCAGCAATTTTAGGTGTAAACTTCAAAAATGCTCAGGTCAATCAAGTAAGGTCCATGTCACTGTGTGGATGTGTGTTAAACACAGTGTGCACTGGCTCTCATCGCCACACCATCACACTGAGCCAGGCATGCCCAATTTTTCTGTATACATGTGTTGCCAGTGAGAGTTCATAGCCTTACCTGGGAGTCAAGCCCTCTACAATTCAAACACATCCCTGGTCCTCCCAAAAACATTTCTAATAATTTTAGCattcttatctactgagccaactttccagcccCTCAATAaagttgggtttggtttggtttggtttttttaaaaggctCGTTTTATTTATGAAGCTAAGCACTTGAAGCTAGCCACGCACCAGAGTTGACATGTTACAAGTAGAGGGTATGCATTCAAATGAGGAGCTTGGCTGACTGGGTGAGGGTGACTCCTCAAGTGAACTCTAGTATCCTATCATACTTCCTCTCTACATCTGCTTggcttaaaatatttaaggatCTCTTTCAAGCTTCTttctatgcacatacataaacagatctataaaaatgtttcttctttaaagttaCAATCTATCTTTCCCTGTCAGAGTCCTAATCCCCAATGTTACAACTGTCCTGTGACAAATGCAGGACAGTAAAAGTACCTGATCCTCTATAGGCATGACCAATATGCCCCCAACTTTGAGTAAGATCTTCATGTAGTTTTCGTGGTCTTTCTGGACTCCAGCACCACAGTAAATTCGATCATACTGATGGCTGTCAGAAGCTATCTGAAGGCAATTACCCACCACAAATGCGGGTTCACAGAATTCAAATCTATGtgggaaaacaaacattttaattggTTTAAACAAAACATTAGTTCTTTAACAAATCCCCATAACCCTGTCTTTGAAAAGGCAAGGctaccaaaattaattttaagaataaaatataattaggaaatcttatttaaaaataagtgaaatttaACACTGAtcaagtatattttttttttatctatgaTACAGCATACAAAGAACTAACCTATTTTGGGCCATATGTAACTTTGCTAGAAGTAAAGCATAGAAGTGACTATGATGAAAGTCCACCAAACCACAATTTTGAGACGCTTTTAACTTCAGCTTTGGCCCCTATGATTTTCTTAAGTAACACAAAACAAGATATGGTTTCAAGGTTCATCAAACTAAATCATAATGCTGGTTCCTGGTAATATTATTCATCAACAGACTACTCTATATGGACTTCAGTGTTATTTCTTAAATTCTgtca containing:
- the Pcmtd1 gene encoding protein-L-isoaspartate O-methyltransferase domain-containing protein 1 isoform X2, whose product is MKILLKVGGILVMPIEDQLTQIMRTGQNTWESKNILAVSFAPLVQPSKNDNGTPDSVGLPPCAVRNLQDLARIYIRRTLRNFINDEMQAKGIPQRAPPKRKRKRVKQRINTYVFVGNQLIPQPLDSEEDEKMEEESKEEEEKDHSEAVKREEPPHNLLREKIMKLPLPESLKAYLTYFRDK
- the Pcmtd1 gene encoding protein-L-isoaspartate O-methyltransferase domain-containing protein 1 isoform X1; this translates as MGGAVSAGEDNDDLIDNLKEAQYIRTERVEQAFRAIDRGDYYLEGYRDNAYKDLAWKHGNIHLSAPCIYSEVMEALKLQPGLSFLNLGSGTGYLSTMVGLILGPFGINHGIELHSDVVEYAKEKLESFIKNSDSFDKFEFCEPAFVVGNCLQIASDSHQYDRIYCGAGVQKDHENYMKILLKVGGILVMPIEDQLTQIMRTGQNTWESKNILAVSFAPLVQPSKNDNGTPDSVGLPPCAVRNLQDLARIYIRRTLRNFINDEMQAKGIPQRAPPKRKRKRVKQRINTYVFVGNQLIPQPLDSEEDEKMEEESKEEEEKDHSEAVKREEPPHNLLREKIMKLPLPESLKAYLTYFRDK